A window of Castanea sativa cultivar Marrone di Chiusa Pesio chromosome 1, ASM4071231v1 contains these coding sequences:
- the LOC142622568 gene encoding uncharacterized protein LOC142622568 isoform X2, whose protein sequence is MLGCLAPWQDESPSLKHDGPGLLSMAIADRDSLGSHFIVTFEADHRLDRKHVVFGKLVHGHELLTKIENVGDEDGSPTVTVKIINCGELNDNKKKAYKLKIGKDASLDANNHEARRKGKHKKSSRERRKRRRRYYSSESDSSSDTDLETSESDSDSDLDSSSLSDTSYSSDERRKKRKRSSKRDKYRRGKRRDKRRDKRRKRRDKRSKRRSKRASDGSTDTESESESGSDSDDLDVPGKDQKRKDRSQNTAPEQLPLATKEVAPGRRKKRDEAILLEKEEGKSPKENGEQRSNGIERDTKSDRSEDRQPDVVDDHPGKSRSRSISPKRTMSKSMSISPRSLSKSPSVSPKRRLSRSLSRSGSPPLAPGRSISRSPARSPVRSDSSRSPVRGVGQSPARSWKGRSIIRSPVGARSRRSVSGSPVRSLAGRSPSRSPPRTSSRKSISRSPIRVSRRSISGSPVRSPRSTSRSSGRAPSRRISRSPMRAPSRNNRRSYSRSPSLARRVRSPPDRGRSLSRSVSPDGSPKRIRRRSVSQDGSPKRVRRGRGFSDRYSYARRYRTPSASPVRSYRYGGRGDRERFSSYRRYSPRRFRSPPPRGRTPPRYRSRRSRTRSASRSPPYRSRRYSRSRSPVEPYRSRASPRAERRRSPSRSRSPSESRSSLDSQSPRRASKDRSKSSSGSPDGKKGLVSYGDGSPDSGQR, encoded by the exons GAAGCACGTTGTCTTTGGGAAGCTTGTTCATGGGCATGAATTacttacaaaaattgaaaacgtGGGTGATGAAGATGGGAGTCCAACAGTGACAGTTAAAATCATCAATTGTGGTGAACTAAATGACA ACAAGAAAAAAgcatataaattgaaaattgggAAGGATGCATCTTTGGATGCAAATAATCATGAAGCACGGCGGAAGGGTAAACACAAGAAATCATctagagaaagaaggaaaaggagaagaagatactATTCATCTGAATCTGATAGTTCCTCAGATACTGATTTGGAAACATCTGAATCTGATAGTGATTCAGACTTGGATTCGTCCTCATTATCTGACACTAGTTACTCAAGTGATGAAAGGCgtaagaagagaaagagatctTCGAAAAGAGACAAATACAGACGGGGAAAAAGAAGGGATAAACGCCGTGACAAAAGGCGAAAGAGGCGTGATAAAAGATCCAAGCGCAGATCAAAAAG AGCATCAGATGGTTCTACGGATACTGAGAGTGAAAGTGAAAGCGGTTCTGATAGTGATGACCTGGATGTTCCTGGAAAAGATCAGAAACGGAAAGACCGTTCTCAGAATACTG CTCCAGAACAGCTTCCCTTGGCCACAAAAGAAGTTGCTCCCGGCCGTCGCAAAAAGAGGGACGAAGCCATCTTGCttgaaaaggaagaaggaaaatcCCCCAAGGAGAATGGAGAGCAGAGAAGCAATGGCATCGAACGAGACACTAAATCTGACAGAAGCGAAGATAGACAACCTGACGTAGTAGATGATCACCCTGGCAAATCTAG GAGCCGAAGCATAAGTCCTAAGAGGACCATGAGTAAGAGTATGAGTATTAGTCCCAGGAGTCTGAGCAAGAGTCCAAGTGTTAGTCCAAAACGGAGGCTGAGCAGAAGCCTGAGTCGTAGTGGAAGCCCCCCACTTGCTCCTGGGAGGAGTATCAGCAGGAGTCCTGCTAGAAGTCCTGTTAGAAGTGACAGCAGTCGGAGCCCAGTCAGAGGTGTCGGCCAAAGTCCTGCGAGGAGCTGGAAGGGGAGAAGTATCATTAGGAGCCCAGTGGGGGCCCGGTCTCGAAGAAGTGTTAGTGGAAGCCCTGTAAGGTCACTGGCAGGAAGGAGCCCAAGTAGGAGCCCGCCAAGAACCTCATCACGAAAATCAATTAGCAGAAGTCCTATAAGAGTTTCTAGAAGAAGCATAAGTGGAAGCCCAGTCAGATCTCCAAGAAGTACAAGCAGAAGCTCAGGTAGGGCCCCTTCTAGGAGAATTAGCCGAAGTCCAATGAGGGCTCCAAGCAGAAATAATCGTCGCAGTTATTCTAGGAGCCCTAGCCTTGCACGTAGAGTTAGGTCACCTCCTGACCGAGGAAGGAGTTTATCAAGAAGTGTTTCCCCAGATGGATCACCCAAGCGCATCAGAAGGAGAAGTGTTTCCCAAGATGGATCACCCAAGCGCGTCAGAAGGGGGCGTGGTTTTAGTGATCGGTACTCTTATGCACGACGATACAGAACCCCCTCTGCTTCTCCTGTGAGATCTTATCGATATGGTGGTAGAGGCGATCGTGAGAG ATTTTCAAGTTACAGAAGGTATTCCCCTAGGCGTTTTCGAAGCCCACCACCAAGAGGAAGAACTCCTCCAAG ATACAGAAGCAGAAGAAGTAGGACACGGTCTGCATCACGGAGTCCACCCTACCGAAGTCGGCGTTACAGCCGCAGCCGTTCACCAGTTGAGCCATATAGATCTCGTGCCTCTCCACGGGCTGAGAGGAGGAGATCACCTTCTAGGAGCAGGAGCCCATCAGAATCAAGGTCATCCTTGGACTCCCAATCTCCTAGGCGGGCAAGCAAAGACAGGTCGAAGTCATCATCTGGAAGCCCAGATGGGAAGAAGGGCCTGGTCTCTTATGGAGATGGTTCTCCTGATTCTGGCCAACGGTGA
- the LOC142622568 gene encoding uncharacterized protein LOC142622568 isoform X3, with product MAIADRDSLGSHFIVTFEADHRLDRKHVVFGKLVHGHELLTKIENVGDEDGSPTVTVKIINCGELNDNKKKAYKLKIGKDASLDANNHEARRKGKHKKSSRERRKRRRRYYSSESDSSSDTDLETSESDSDSDLDSSSLSDTSYSSDERRKKRKRSSKRDKYRRGKRRDKRRDKRRKRRDKRSKRRSKRASDGSTDTESESESGSDSDDLDVPGKDQKRKDRSQNTAPEQLPLATKEVAPGRRKKRDEAILLEKEEGKSPKENGEQRSNGIERDTKSDRSEDRQPDVVDDHPGKSRSRSISPKRTMSKSMSISPRSLSKSPSVSPKRRLSRSLSRSGSPPLAPGRSISRSPARSPVRSDSSRSPVRGVGQSPARSWKGRSIIRSPVGARSRRSVSGSPVRSLAGRSPSRSPPRTSSRKSISRSPIRVSRRSISGSPVRSPRSTSRSSGRAPSRRISRSPMRAPSRNNRRSYSRSPSLARRVRSPPDRGRSLSRSVSPDGSPKRIRRRSVSQDGSPKRVRRGRGFSDRYSYARRYRTPSASPVRSYRYGGRGDRERFSSYRRYSPRRFRSPPPRGRTPPRYRSRRSRTRSASRSPPYRSRRYSRSRSPVEPYRSRASPRAERRRSPSRSRSPSESRSSLDSQSPRRASKDRSKSSSGSPDGKKGLVSYGDGSPDSGQR from the exons GAAGCACGTTGTCTTTGGGAAGCTTGTTCATGGGCATGAATTacttacaaaaattgaaaacgtGGGTGATGAAGATGGGAGTCCAACAGTGACAGTTAAAATCATCAATTGTGGTGAACTAAATGACA ACAAGAAAAAAgcatataaattgaaaattgggAAGGATGCATCTTTGGATGCAAATAATCATGAAGCACGGCGGAAGGGTAAACACAAGAAATCATctagagaaagaaggaaaaggagaagaagatactATTCATCTGAATCTGATAGTTCCTCAGATACTGATTTGGAAACATCTGAATCTGATAGTGATTCAGACTTGGATTCGTCCTCATTATCTGACACTAGTTACTCAAGTGATGAAAGGCgtaagaagagaaagagatctTCGAAAAGAGACAAATACAGACGGGGAAAAAGAAGGGATAAACGCCGTGACAAAAGGCGAAAGAGGCGTGATAAAAGATCCAAGCGCAGATCAAAAAG AGCATCAGATGGTTCTACGGATACTGAGAGTGAAAGTGAAAGCGGTTCTGATAGTGATGACCTGGATGTTCCTGGAAAAGATCAGAAACGGAAAGACCGTTCTCAGAATACTG CTCCAGAACAGCTTCCCTTGGCCACAAAAGAAGTTGCTCCCGGCCGTCGCAAAAAGAGGGACGAAGCCATCTTGCttgaaaaggaagaaggaaaatcCCCCAAGGAGAATGGAGAGCAGAGAAGCAATGGCATCGAACGAGACACTAAATCTGACAGAAGCGAAGATAGACAACCTGACGTAGTAGATGATCACCCTGGCAAATCTAG GAGCCGAAGCATAAGTCCTAAGAGGACCATGAGTAAGAGTATGAGTATTAGTCCCAGGAGTCTGAGCAAGAGTCCAAGTGTTAGTCCAAAACGGAGGCTGAGCAGAAGCCTGAGTCGTAGTGGAAGCCCCCCACTTGCTCCTGGGAGGAGTATCAGCAGGAGTCCTGCTAGAAGTCCTGTTAGAAGTGACAGCAGTCGGAGCCCAGTCAGAGGTGTCGGCCAAAGTCCTGCGAGGAGCTGGAAGGGGAGAAGTATCATTAGGAGCCCAGTGGGGGCCCGGTCTCGAAGAAGTGTTAGTGGAAGCCCTGTAAGGTCACTGGCAGGAAGGAGCCCAAGTAGGAGCCCGCCAAGAACCTCATCACGAAAATCAATTAGCAGAAGTCCTATAAGAGTTTCTAGAAGAAGCATAAGTGGAAGCCCAGTCAGATCTCCAAGAAGTACAAGCAGAAGCTCAGGTAGGGCCCCTTCTAGGAGAATTAGCCGAAGTCCAATGAGGGCTCCAAGCAGAAATAATCGTCGCAGTTATTCTAGGAGCCCTAGCCTTGCACGTAGAGTTAGGTCACCTCCTGACCGAGGAAGGAGTTTATCAAGAAGTGTTTCCCCAGATGGATCACCCAAGCGCATCAGAAGGAGAAGTGTTTCCCAAGATGGATCACCCAAGCGCGTCAGAAGGGGGCGTGGTTTTAGTGATCGGTACTCTTATGCACGACGATACAGAACCCCCTCTGCTTCTCCTGTGAGATCTTATCGATATGGTGGTAGAGGCGATCGTGAGAG ATTTTCAAGTTACAGAAGGTATTCCCCTAGGCGTTTTCGAAGCCCACCACCAAGAGGAAGAACTCCTCCAAG ATACAGAAGCAGAAGAAGTAGGACACGGTCTGCATCACGGAGTCCACCCTACCGAAGTCGGCGTTACAGCCGCAGCCGTTCACCAGTTGAGCCATATAGATCTCGTGCCTCTCCACGGGCTGAGAGGAGGAGATCACCTTCTAGGAGCAGGAGCCCATCAGAATCAAGGTCATCCTTGGACTCCCAATCTCCTAGGCGGGCAAGCAAAGACAGGTCGAAGTCATCATCTGGAAGCCCAGATGGGAAGAAGGGCCTGGTCTCTTATGGAGATGGTTCTCCTGATTCTGGCCAACGGTGA